The nucleotide window TATTCGGTGTTCCTAGCATACATGGTACTGTGATTTGCCCTCCTTGACAACTCCATTACTCTCTTTAAACGTGGTTATGCCTATCCAAGAGTTACAACTCTGGCCTTAGAGGAGTTCCCACGGTCTGAAGCACAGGGCACTGAGCCTAGAGGACCAGAACTTGGGCCCTGCGCTGAGTGTGTGTTTACACTTATAAGCCAGGAgcagctttaaagaaaaaaaaaagaaactttgaacTCATAAACAGCACCTCCATTCAGAACACAGGCTCCATGGTGAGGATCCAGATAGCCCCAGGCTCCGGATCTATTAGAAGTAGCTAATCTGGGGCAAACAGCAATTTGGATGATGTTCCTCACCCTACAAACATGGGAGTCGTTGAAGCAGAACCATTTTCCATCGACAGGATTCCGGATGTAGGCACAGTAATGACCGAAGTCAGCCAGCCCCACATGGGCGATGACAGCAAAGAGTTCATAGCGTACTTCAGACTgcgggagacaaaggcagaaacGGTTCAGCCGCCACCCTCTATCCTACTGTCGCGGACTCCCTCTCTGGAACCGTAAGCccaaagtaaaccctttcttccgTAAGTATCCCTCCCTGGTTATGGCGCTTTAGGAACCAGTTCAACAGATATCAGGAAAGCAACGTCGCTATCACAGATCAAGTACAGATTGCCAGAAGTATCCCTCAGAACTAACACTAACTCATGCCATTCCCTCAAAACCTTAGGAAAGCCAAGTAGGAGCTAATTCTCTGTGGGAAAGGGAGAGTGGTGGAGAGAGACTGGCTGCCTGTGAGCTAGGTCACCACGCTAGTCAGAACGCGGTCCACATGTTCCACATGTGCGCTGTGCTCAGTAGGCACGGAGCCTGGAGCCCAGGTCCCCGAGCTCCGCAGCCAGAGTCCCTCACTGCTCCGTGCCGTCTGAGCCACCACAGCTCACCTCCAGGAACCGAGAAGAGGATGTGAGCCCAGAGCCCACCTTTCTCCACAAGTCACTAGTACCTCACACACTTGGAGCACAGCCATTGGAGGCACCAGACAGCCAAGCGAAAGCACCGCAGTGAGGCAGATGAGGGCCCTCCATGCTAATGGGATGAGAGAGAGCAGACATGACACCCACTGCGTAAAGACGGGCCTTATACTCCAAACCCGTGGTTCTGGGAGTGAATCGGCTAACAGACCAACAAACCAGAACAAACATTCCAACACTGGAACCACATTGTCAGATCTAAAACCTGCAAATGCAGCATTTCCTACTTCAAACCTCCAAGGAaaagacagtcttttttttttttctctcagaatcTCGGAAGAAGTTATTAGCTTGAGACAACGGAATTAAATTTCTCCCTACAACTGGCTACTTTAATATTATCCTCAAAGCGGGCTCTGGCTTTTCAATTCAAGTTTAGTTGGTTCTAAGAACCTGAAACTTTGTGTTACCTATGTGTCTGAGTATTCCCCACACCATTTCAAACAGAAAGTACCGAATTACAGGTCCCTTTCCTCACTGCTCTGAGGCATTTCCAGAATACCCAGTGTTTAGAAATCTTTACAAGTCAAGACAAGGGCTGGCGGTGACAATGGGGTGATGACCCACCACTGCTTCTCAGCACGACAAAGGCTTGATCTCAGAAGGACACAGAGCCTGCTGGACGGCTACCTCAGAAGGGCACAGAGCCTGCTGGATGGTTACCTCAGGGGACACCGAGCCTGCTGGACAGTTACCTCAGAAGGAAACAGAGCCTGCTGGACAGTTACCTCAGGACACAGAACGTGCTGGATGGCTACCTCAGAAGGACACAGAGCCTGCTGGACAGCTACCTCAGAAGGACACAGAGCCTGCTGGATGGTTACCTCAGGGGACACCCAACCTGCTGGACAGTTACCTCAGAAGGACACAGAGACTGCTGGATGGCTACCTCAGAAGGACACCAAGCAAATCTGCTGAGATGAATGAAGGACTGAAGGCAAGCCTCACCTGTTCCTTGGTATCACCAAGTTCTTTCTCAGTTGACAGAACCTGACTGAAATCCAGGTGCTGAGGAAAATACACTGAGTGGCAGATCTTTTCTGTCCTTGAGTTCCTGGTCGAGAATCTCATAAGGTGGATGGTCAAGGTCTGGGGCAGATGAGTCAGCTTCAAAACCTGACAAAGCAAAATCATCGTGACAATGGGGTCCTTGGGCGCCATAGATGGGCACATTCAGAGCTGTGTCAAGGCCGGCAAGGTGTTCTTTCCCACGAGCGGCGTGCAGGGCACCTCCAAGACTCACATGACTGTCACTCACCACACATCGCCATAGAAGGCCTCTGCTCAGGCACAGGAACTGTGGCGTCTACTCTATACAGCTCTAGCCAAATCCTATGGGAAAACCCTACCCACTGCTCTTGTCCCTAAAAGGTTCTTCCTGTCCCTCTCAGTGTTACGATCTAAGAAGCCAAGTCTGAAATTATGCAGATAAGAAGCCCTGGGATCCCAAGTACTGGCTGGACCCAGGTTCCTTATGTCGGCCATTATGAGATGCCCTTAAGGGGCCTGCAAAGACCTACCAGGAAACCCCACGGGCAACCCCAGACTGTGAAGAGGTTGGGTGGACTTAAAGAGTACCTGCTTCTGAGTTGTCTTCTTCCCGCAGCTCTGACAGAAGCATTTCTCTGGGCCTGCTAACTCTCTGGGCTGGGAGAAACAGCGCAGGgcatcctcctgccccacccaggAGAACAAGAATAAGCAAAGGGCAACATCCATGTTCCTCGTCTCAAAAACAGCCCTCTGCCCCTGCCAGCGGAAGCCCAAGCTTCGCTACCCTTTAATCCCCATCCCCCTAAGTGGGCACGTGTGATACATGGGGCAGGATTTTAGAAAGCACCCACTGGTGAGAGGAACAAAACTGGAGGGGACTTGCCAGGGGGGGAACAGGAAGAAcgcaggaggagggaaagaagcatCCTCCCCCAAGTCAAAGGAGAGATTGGCCCAGGGTACACACAGGAAACACAAGtcgctttttaaaaattgtattgttcttgttttctttttatttatcatgGTAGGGGAGCATGTACTTTGCCAAGGCACATATGTGGAGTACAAAAACAAGTTTTCTAGTCCTCTTCTTCCAGTGTAGGATGCAGGGCTCAAAGTCAGGTCATAACTTattggcaacaagcacctttacatgctaagccatcttgctagtccacaaattactttttaaaatgcaagggtaggggggctggagagatggctcagaaattaagagcactggctgctctttcagaggtcctgagttcaattcccagcaaccacatggtggctcacaaccatctataatgagatctggagccctcttctggcatacaggcatacatgcaggcaaaacactgtatacataataaataaataaatcttttttaaaaatccaaggaTAGTGATTGAAGCAAGGGGAAACTGGCTACCTCGGGATGCACAAAATCTCTGATGAGAAGTTTCTCACCAGTGTTTTCAGAGGCTTTGAGTCCACGtcaaacagaggaagagagagagtgagcagcctgctgcttctgctgctctctgtgtcacagcccaaACAAATCAGGGACTCCTTCGTCCAGATTGCGAACAGTGCCTGCAGGCTCTCGGCCTGCAAGTAGAGAGAGCAAGGAGGTCAGATGACCTAGGTCACGCTAGGTCAGGACAAGTGAATTTTAGACAGAAGCTCTAGAAATGACTGACACAAAATTTTGCATCCCTGCACATAAATATTAACTGTAGGTCTATTTACAGactgtttgtttttatatgtgaAGCCTTAGTCCTTAAACTGTTTATGTTagtaagaattataggttaatagtcaGCCATGCTTGTCATACTTAtagccatgttagttaggttttctagatatacagaacTATACGGCAGatggataggtaatcttcaaacacttcataggcctagataaatgttttaataacttagaattttgttgacatgagacacaaatgctcctggcagcaccaatctactcccAAGAGGATGTTGGGCATCCAAGACACTCCATATGGAATTTGTCTGCTTCTTGGCAAAAATGGCCTGTTGGGCATAGAACTGCCCTTGCCTCTGCTACTGACAGTAAGCATGCTGTCCATTCCAGAtgagcaggacacaaggaaaaacgACTGCTGAacctttccaagacagggtaggacatcatttcaaaattccctgcttctgaaaatggtctctCAGATATTCTAAGCCTGTAGCCAAAAGTGGATGCTTTAACTTTGCAGACAAACactgggtgattgtccaggcagccagttATCTCTAtcatttcttgtatttttttcaaaagttgcttgcttgcacttcctgcttactcaggtaatattttccttctcaggtcttcaatgggATTGAAGACTAAATGGTTACAGTTACATTCCTCTTGTATCTTAACTAAGAGTATATCAGGCACTAGATTTTGATTCTTCAGAACAGGACAGTTATTGAAGTAATCTCTGTAATTTGCCATTTACCTATGGTCTGGACATTTAGTATGTGTTTCTTACTTGACATTCTTACTGGTCGTAGTTCCATTTTTGTGTATGCtattactctttctttctcctaaacTGTACTtgataatcatttttattatatacgGTTTTGTATTATGTTtagaaccttcttatttagacaaaaagtggAAGTGTATGTGGGTATTTACTCTGCCCATGACCTTGGGCTATCTGGGCCaaaagagacagagtttctcatcaCCTCtttaaaggaaagagggagaggctCACTCTCTCTTGGGTGGTGAAAACCAAGTCAGGTATTTGTGAAGCAACGTGTGATTagttcccagttttctgagggcTCTGCAACTAGATTTACCATATCCCATATGTGTGAGtatatttttcccctttcatgtcTTAATAAATCCTTGATGCTCCTTAAACAGACACACGTGGATTTCCCATAACAGATAACCACACCAGGGAGCTGCGCCAAACAAGACTCATTCCTCGCTCATGGTGCACACAGTCGTAGAGTGGGTCCCACAAGCCACATCTCACATCTCTGACTCCTCAGATCCCAGCCCTTACCAAGTCCACGTCAGTGATCTGGTCCTTAGTCAGGTTCCAGAGTGTAAGGTAGAGATGAGCAGCGTCATGCTGGACACACACTGGTCAGAGGGAAACACAATTAGAAAGGAGACGTCTCGTGCCCTTGTAGAGCCACCAGGACCCCAGCCACATGGACACATAAACACTCCCTCCTTTATCCTTTCCTGGCCTTCCCTCACTttctaaaagaggaaatgaaaagcaatcttggagtttgttttttaagagtttCTCTTAGAACTGAAGTCACAGTCCCATCACTTTCTCTCATCAGCCACCTCTACAGGCTTCTgtctgctctccccctcccacccctgcagATCTATTTCTCCCACTTTTCTGCTGAGCAGCTAGCTCCTATGACTGGACTCCTCCGCCCCCTGGTGGTCATTTTATTCACTTCCCCAAAAGCAGAGCCCAGTCGGACCAGGATTCCCCAAAGGAGCCAGAGGAAAGGAGGATAgagaaaagatcgacttcatgTTAGATGATCCTGGCTAAGATGAGCAGGAATGTTGCAggcagctgtctgtctgtctgtctgttataAGTAGGTCTGAAATCGTGAACAGACACAACTGACTTTAGTGGTGTTGGTCCAAAGGAATGGGAAGTCAGAAAAGACGAGAAACAACTGCGGACTACTTCACAAAAGGGCAGATCTGTGACACAACGCAGACATTTCAGGCTGCGGCACTTTGTGTGGACGTGCTACGCCTCCCATCACAGCACTGTCGTGATAATCATAATACATATCACAGCAGACACTTGACGTCCTATGGTATGTTCTCTGACTTTTGGCCAGTCCTGCTTCTAAACTGTAAGGTCCCTGGAGGTAAAATCGCTGCCATTCCTGTTGCCTTGTGCACATCAAATGTACCATGATGAATGTGAACAATATATGTTAATTGAATATATTAATTAATCTATATAATGAACCCCAACTCAACATTGATTTCCCTGGGGAACTGGGTGCAGAAAGTGTCCTGTCACAGAGCTAACAGATGTAAAGAAAATTGGATTAAGGCATTGTGATGGtcaattttgttttgctttgtttagatttctttatttgattttatatgtatatgtgtttttcatgcatgtatatgtgtgtaacatgtgtat belongs to Microtus pennsylvanicus isolate mMicPen1 chromosome 8, mMicPen1.hap1, whole genome shotgun sequence and includes:
- the Usp18 gene encoding ubl carboxyl-terminal hydrolase 18: MGKGSGFLRETCPSVVADPQCSSELEDEDMKRKKGPSREHCSAWNRPHGLVGLHNIGQTCCLNSLVQVLMMNVDFRKILKRITVPRGTEEQKRSVPFQLLLLLEKMQDSRQKAVLPLELAYCLQKYNVSLCVQHDAAHLYLTLWNLTKDQITDVDLAESLQALFAIWTKESLICLGCDTESSRSSRLLTLSLPLFDVDSKPLKTLEDALRCFSQPRELAGPEKCFCQSCGKKTTQKQVLKLTHLPQTLTIHLMRFSTRNSRTEKICHSVYFPQHLDFSQVLSTEKELGDTKEQSEVRYELFAVIAHVGLADFGHYCAYIRNPVDGKWFCFNDSHVCRVTWEDVQCTYGNHRYRWRETAYLLVYTKIGS